AATCTAAGATCATGTAATCTAAATCATCCCAATGAACTTCATCAAAAAATGTTTTCAACATCTTTCCTAACATGGGTCCCCGCCATATTACTGGAGAATTATCTGGTACAAAAAATCCCATCGACATCACCTGAACACCAAAGCGTTCTACAGGTAGAATCAGATTATCGATTACCGTAGGTTTGATCTCGATCCCCATCATATCTGGTACACTAAAACCGTAAATATCGGCATCAATGAGTCCAACTTTCTTACCTGCTCTGGCTAGAGCGACCGCCAAGTTGACAGAAACTGTAGATTTACCAACCCCGCCTTTTCCACTGGTTATGGCAATAAATTTCGTTTTCGAATCACTTCTTAGTAATGGTGATCCTTGTTGTGGTGTTAAAGAAACTGTATTCTTTGGTCCCTGTAATTTTTTTGCCAAAGCTGCACGTTCTTCATCAGTCATTGAGCCAAATGTTATATCTACTTCTTTGGCCCCAAGCGCTTTTATCGCATCTTCTACATCTTTTTCGATATTTACCTTTAAAGGACACCCTTGAATCGTTAAAACAATTTCTAAACTAACTCTATCGCCATCAACGACGATATTACGAACCATATCAAGTTCAACAACACTGCGGTGAATCTCAGGATCTTCGACCCCTTTTAGCGCCTCAAGTATTTGTTCCTTCGTAATCATTTTGACACCCCATTTTATCTATATTGCAAGAGAAATTTATAAAATCACCATTATTATAGCATAAATTTAAAAATATTTTATTTATTTTACTGACTCTCTTTCCGGCTCCTCCATTGCATAATACTTTGATATTCCTTGATAAATTGCGAATGCGACTTTCTTTTGATATTCTTTTGTACCTAATAATTGGGCTTCATTTGGATTAGACAAAAAACCAGCTTCCACTAAAACAGATGGAGTATCAACATATTTTAAAACCATAATATCGTTTCTTGGCAAAGGGATACGGTCCGTGTTTTTCAAACTTTTCATAATTTCTTGTTGAATCAGTTTTGCCATTTTCTCATTCTCTTCGCGGATAGGATAATAAAAGGTTTGGGCACCATGCCAACGATCTGATGGAATGCTATTAAGATGAATACTAATAAAAAAGTCAGCCATACTGTCATTCACAAGGCGTACTCGATTCTGTAAATCTTCCAATTTTCTTTTTGCTATTCCTTTTGTCTCTTTGTCTGCTAGATCAACATCTTTCTCTCTTGTCATTATGACAAGTGCTCCTGCTTCATTGAGATAATCTTGTAAATACTTTGAGATGTTTAACGTAATATCTTTCTCTACTAATCCGCTGTCACTCACTGCCCCGCCATCTACACCACCATGACCTGGGTCTAAGATAATGATTTTCCCTGATAATGGTAGATTCCAAACAGGCCAAGATTCATTTAAGGGGAGATCGTTAAACATAAGTAGTATTAATAAAAAAATCGCTGCAATAAAACTAATGATCTTTATTATACCAATGGCCTGTATTTGCTCTTTTATTTTACCCCACATTTGAACTCCTCCCATATACCAAACACTTTTCCTTGTCCTTCTATTTTTATGGGACGAGTTAGGGAAATATGACAAAAAGCACCCAATTCTTTCGGGTGCTTATGCATAATGGAATATTAACGTTTAGAGAATTGTGGTGCACGACGAGCAGCTTTAAGACCGTATTTCTTGCGCTCTTTCATTCGTGGGTCACGAGTTAAGAACCCTGCCTTCTTTAAGGTGCCACGGAAGTTAGGTTCTACTTTTAATAGAGCACGTGCAATACCATGACGAATTGCACCTGCTTGTCCTGTATATCCTCCACCATGTACATTGACTAATACATCATAAGAATTTAACGTATCCGTTGCTACTAATGGTTGCTTCACGATTAATTTTAAAGTTTCTAATCCGAAATAATCATCAAGATGACGTTTATTAATGATAATCTGACCATCGCCAGGTACTAAACGTACACGAGCTACGGAATGTTTACGACGACCTGTACCGTAGTATTGTACTTGTGCCACCAGCTATACCTCCCTATTTTAAGTCTCTGATTTCCCAAACTTCTGGTTTTTGTGCTTGATGTGGATGTTCTGCGCCTGCATAAACTTTTAATTTCATTCCTTGTTTACGACCTAAACTATTATGTGGCAGCATCCCTTTTACAGCTAATTCAACCATACGTTCTGGTTTATTTTTCAGCATATCAGCTGCAACAGTCACTTTTAATCCACCTGGATAACCAGAATGACGATAGTATTTTTTCTGTTGCAATTTCTTTCCTGTTAAAACAACTTTATCCGCATTAATGATAATCACAAAATCTCCTGTATCTACATGAGGAGTATATTGTGGTTTATGTTTACCGCGAAGGATACGTGCTGCTTCAGATGCTAAGCGGCCAAGTGTCTTACCTTCAGCGTCGATGATATACCATTTACGCTCAACTTCATTTGGCTTTGCCATGTAGGTAGTGCGCATCATTTTCCCTCCTAGATTATTCACTTATCAAGATCATTTACATTTTTGAAATCAAATAAACCTTTATCTTTA
This Tepidibacillus fermentans DNA region includes the following protein-coding sequences:
- a CDS encoding Mrp/NBP35 family ATP-binding protein, which codes for MITKEQILEALKGVEDPEIHRSVVELDMVRNIVVDGDRVSLEIVLTIQGCPLKVNIEKDVEDAIKALGAKEVDITFGSMTDEERAALAKKLQGPKNTVSLTPQQGSPLLRSDSKTKFIAITSGKGGVGKSTVSVNLAVALARAGKKVGLIDADIYGFSVPDMMGIEIKPTVIDNLILPVERFGVQVMSMGFFVPDNSPVIWRGPMLGKMLKTFFDEVHWDDLDYMILDLPPGTGDMALDVHNTIPQSKEIIVTTPHATAAFVAARAGTMALKTNHEVLGVVENMSFYECSNGEKAYIFGKDGGKKLAEELDTELLLQIPLGAPLRDDEDEFAPSVYPQGSATGELYQQLAQKVIEKA
- the cwlD gene encoding N-acetylmuramoyl-L-alanine amidase CwlD, coding for MWGKIKEQIQAIGIIKIISFIAAIFLLILLMFNDLPLNESWPVWNLPLSGKIIILDPGHGGVDGGAVSDSGLVEKDITLNISKYLQDYLNEAGALVIMTREKDVDLADKETKGIAKRKLEDLQNRVRLVNDSMADFFISIHLNSIPSDRWHGAQTFYYPIREENEKMAKLIQQEIMKSLKNTDRIPLPRNDIMVLKYVDTPSVLVEAGFLSNPNEAQLLGTKEYQKKVAFAIYQGISKYYAMEEPERESVK
- the rpsI gene encoding 30S ribosomal protein S9; the encoded protein is MAQVQYYGTGRRKHSVARVRLVPGDGQIIINKRHLDDYFGLETLKLIVKQPLVATDTLNSYDVLVNVHGGGYTGQAGAIRHGIARALLKVEPNFRGTLKKAGFLTRDPRMKERKKYGLKAARRAPQFSKR
- the rplM gene encoding 50S ribosomal protein L13, whose product is MRTTYMAKPNEVERKWYIIDAEGKTLGRLASEAARILRGKHKPQYTPHVDTGDFVIIINADKVVLTGKKLQQKKYYRHSGYPGGLKVTVAADMLKNKPERMVELAVKGMLPHNSLGRKQGMKLKVYAGAEHPHQAQKPEVWEIRDLK